The genome window TTGCGCCAGATATAGTGACCTCACCCTGTAAGCGGGTTGGTCCTTTAACTAAAAACTTATCCATTCAAGTATTCTCGTATGTCGAATTTTACAGTCTGTTCGCTTAGGCTTTGTAATCAAAGGCCACTAAGTTTACGATCGCGCTCCCATTGCGCAGGGGTGTACGCTTTAATAGACAAAGCATGAATGCGGTTATCCGCAATATACTCCATTAAAGGCGCATAAATTGCTTGCTGTTGCTTA of Providencia rettgeri contains these proteins:
- the yrbA gene encoding transcriptional regulator BolA, with translation MDTNEIKQVLMEKLSLNEAIVTGDGSHFQVIAVGDMFDGMSRVKQQQAIYAPLMEYIADNRIHALSIKAYTPAQWERDRKLSGL